Proteins encoded within one genomic window of Mycolicibacterium aubagnense:
- the malQ gene encoding 4-alpha-glucanotransferase encodes MTDRTASLVELARRHGVATEYVDWSGAGHAVPATTLVAVLAALGVSADSEDACVTALADHERAYWQRTLSPTIVTRSGQSRSFWVHVTHGAPVGGWIRLEDGSVRAGLRQLENNRPPFNLDGRLVGEATFELPDDLPLGYHRLHVQAGTAADAEAVLIVTPETLTLPSRLGNGRAWGLATQLYSVRSQNSWGTGDLTDLTDLAVWSAALHRADFILVNPLHAAGPVPPMEPSPYLPTSRQFANPLYLRVQAIPEYTAVRTPATLRKARADAQSRADNNEFIDRDAAWKSKRTALKELYRANRSAGRTLAYDGYRRRTGRTLDDFATWCVLAEKHGADWRDWPSEFHHPDHPAVRAFAEKHSSRVDFHRWLQWQLDDQLTAAQATAVQTGMSLGIVHDLAVGVHPGGADAWALQDVLATGVSAGAPPDEFNQLGQDWSQPPWRPDQLVERAYEPFRDVVRAVLRHAGGVRIDHIIGLFRLWWIPDGVLPVDGTYVHYDHEAMIGVLALEAHRAGAVVVGEDLGTVEPWVRDYLRDRGLLGTSILWFEADRDGGPLPAPRWREYCLSSVTTHDLPPTAGYLAGAHLRLRRDLGLLTRPYEEEAAADHADQQRWLAVLRAAGLLPPNAPDAIDAEQTVLALYRYLTRTPSRLLALALPDAVGDVRTQNQPGTSDEYPNWRVPLAGPDGRKVLLEDLFSDPRAAALAQVMGNAVTPGSN; translated from the coding sequence ATGACTGATCGCACCGCGTCGCTCGTCGAGCTCGCCCGACGCCACGGTGTGGCCACCGAGTACGTCGACTGGAGCGGTGCGGGGCACGCCGTCCCCGCCACGACGCTGGTCGCCGTGCTCGCGGCGTTGGGCGTCTCGGCCGATTCCGAAGACGCCTGCGTGACGGCCCTGGCCGATCATGAGCGCGCCTACTGGCAGCGCACCCTGTCTCCGACCATCGTCACCCGGTCCGGACAATCGAGGAGCTTCTGGGTCCACGTCACCCACGGGGCGCCCGTCGGCGGGTGGATCCGGCTGGAGGACGGTTCGGTGCGGGCCGGGCTGCGGCAGTTGGAGAACAACCGGCCGCCGTTCAATCTGGATGGCCGCCTGGTCGGCGAGGCGACGTTCGAGCTGCCCGACGACCTCCCGCTGGGCTATCACCGGCTGCATGTCCAAGCCGGTACCGCCGCGGATGCCGAAGCAGTGCTGATCGTCACCCCGGAGACCCTGACGTTGCCCAGCCGCCTGGGCAACGGCCGGGCCTGGGGCCTGGCCACCCAGCTCTACAGCGTGCGTTCGCAAAACTCCTGGGGCACGGGCGATCTCACTGATCTGACCGACTTGGCCGTATGGTCGGCCGCCTTGCACCGCGCCGATTTCATCCTGGTGAATCCGTTGCACGCCGCAGGGCCGGTGCCCCCGATGGAGCCGTCCCCGTATCTGCCGACCTCGCGCCAGTTCGCCAACCCGCTGTATCTGCGGGTGCAGGCGATCCCGGAGTACACCGCCGTCCGCACGCCGGCGACGCTGCGCAAAGCCCGGGCCGACGCACAGTCCCGCGCCGACAATAACGAGTTCATCGATCGGGACGCGGCCTGGAAATCGAAGCGCACTGCACTAAAGGAGCTGTACCGGGCCAACCGCTCGGCGGGCCGGACCCTGGCCTACGACGGTTACCGACGGCGGACCGGACGAACCCTCGACGACTTCGCGACGTGGTGCGTACTGGCCGAGAAACACGGCGCCGACTGGCGTGACTGGCCCTCGGAGTTCCACCACCCCGACCACCCGGCGGTGCGGGCCTTCGCCGAAAAGCACAGCAGCCGTGTCGATTTCCACCGCTGGCTGCAATGGCAGCTCGATGACCAGCTGACGGCCGCGCAGGCCACCGCGGTCCAGACCGGGATGTCCCTGGGCATCGTCCATGATCTGGCGGTCGGCGTGCATCCCGGCGGCGCCGACGCCTGGGCACTGCAGGATGTGCTGGCCACGGGGGTCTCGGCCGGGGCACCGCCGGACGAGTTCAACCAACTCGGTCAGGACTGGTCGCAGCCGCCGTGGCGTCCGGACCAACTCGTCGAGCGCGCGTATGAACCGTTCCGCGACGTGGTCAGGGCGGTGCTCCGGCATGCCGGCGGCGTCCGCATCGACCACATCATCGGCCTGTTCCGGCTGTGGTGGATCCCGGACGGGGTGCTGCCGGTCGACGGCACGTATGTCCACTACGACCATGAGGCGATGATCGGCGTCCTCGCACTGGAGGCGCACCGGGCCGGCGCGGTGGTGGTCGGCGAGGATTTGGGCACCGTCGAGCCGTGGGTCCGCGATTACCTGCGCGACCGGGGGCTGCTCGGCACCTCGATCCTGTGGTTCGAAGCGGATCGGGACGGCGGCCCGCTGCCCGCGCCGCGCTGGCGCGAGTACTGCCTCTCGTCGGTCACGACCCATGATCTGCCGCCCACGGCCGGTTACCTGGCCGGCGCACACCTACGGCTGCGCCGCGATCTCGGTCTGCTGACCCGGCCCTACGAGGAAGAGGCCGCGGCCGACCACGCTGACCAGCAGCGCTGGTTGGCTGTCCTGCGGGCCGCGGGTCTGTTGCCGCCGAATGCGCCCGACGCCATCGACGCCGAACAGACCGTCCTCGCTCTGTACCGCTACCTCACGCGCACCCCGTCGCGGCTGCTGGCGCTGGCCCTACCCGACGCCGTCGGCGACGTCCGCACCCAGAATCAGCCGGGCACCAGCGACGAATATCCGAACTGGCGCGTGCCGCTGGCCGGTCCGGACGGCCGGAAAGTTCTCCTCGAAGACCTTTTTTCCGACCCACGCGCGGCCGCGTTGGCGCAGGTGATGGGCAACGCGGTGACACCCGGATCGAACTGA
- a CDS encoding metal-dependent hydrolase: MLQPQRFTHEVDPGPVQIQARNVAFETADKPMSWIPGHPVASHVVNLLNILLPAGERWFIETFNEALPLIKDPKLADDVRGFIGQEAMHAEAHDTVMNDYLVRSGMDVTPMLDQVEFVFEEILAPAKTTDPRRKMNNLIERLWFIAAVEHYTAVLGDFVLNCTWDQYDADPVMVDLFRWHGAEEVEHRSVAHEVATYFRNSYFDRIRAMSVVAILMYVFFQRGMRFLVKNDPQLKLGWWKSQRLRMRDSKLGLLPNYRKLLLTQTLVYFKPNYSPESMGSTAQAVAYLATSPAARAAHL; this comes from the coding sequence ATGCTGCAACCACAGCGATTCACCCATGAGGTAGACCCGGGTCCGGTGCAGATCCAGGCCCGCAACGTGGCTTTCGAGACCGCGGACAAGCCGATGTCCTGGATTCCCGGCCACCCCGTCGCCTCACACGTGGTGAACCTGTTGAACATCCTGCTTCCGGCGGGTGAGCGCTGGTTCATCGAGACCTTCAACGAGGCGCTGCCGCTGATCAAGGATCCGAAGCTCGCCGACGACGTCCGCGGCTTCATCGGCCAGGAGGCCATGCACGCCGAGGCCCACGACACCGTCATGAACGACTACCTGGTGCGCAGCGGCATGGATGTCACGCCGATGCTGGATCAGGTCGAGTTCGTGTTCGAGGAGATCCTGGCGCCGGCCAAGACGACCGACCCGCGGCGAAAGATGAACAACCTCATCGAGCGGTTGTGGTTCATCGCGGCCGTCGAGCACTACACGGCAGTGCTCGGTGACTTCGTCCTGAACTGCACCTGGGACCAGTACGACGCCGACCCCGTCATGGTCGACCTGTTCCGCTGGCACGGCGCCGAGGAAGTCGAGCACCGCTCGGTGGCCCACGAGGTCGCGACGTACTTCCGGAACAGCTACTTCGACCGCATCCGCGCCATGAGCGTGGTGGCGATCCTGATGTACGTGTTCTTCCAGCGCGGCATGCGGTTCCTGGTCAAGAACGATCCGCAGCTGAAGCTGGGCTGGTGGAAGTCGCAGCGCCTGCGCATGCGCGACTCCAAGCTGGGGCTGCTGCCGAACTATCGGAAGCTGCTGCTGACCCAGACGCTGGTGTACTTCAAGCCGAACTACAGCCCGGAATCCATGGGCTCGACCGCGCAGGCCGTGGCGTATCTGGCCACCTCGCCCGCCGCCCGCGCCGCGCACCTGTGA
- a CDS encoding PDR/VanB family oxidoreductase, giving the protein MGLLPHDPLVAVADAVVSSTFWVSTRLRKPPVPAVVERTIRLKLADRQVVAHDQDVVALTFVGADGAELPRWHPGSHLDIHLPSGLIRQYSLCGDPDEQGSYRIAVRRIPDGGGGSIEAHQLAVGDVITTNGPRNAFPLSVPGFGSPTRTLRFIAGGIGITPILPMLARAEQFGIDWSMLYVGRSRDSLPFLDELARFGDRVQIRTDDVDGLPTADDLLGDCRPGTSVYTCGPAPMLGAIRTRLVGADDIELHFERFAAPPVTDGHEFKVEVASTGQTVAVAADETLLTALIKAGVHAPYSCQQGFCGTCRVKVLAGAVDHRDGLLTETEREAGQALICVSRARGDGPLTLDL; this is encoded by the coding sequence ATGGGCCTGCTGCCGCACGACCCGCTGGTCGCTGTGGCCGACGCCGTCGTCAGCAGCACATTCTGGGTGTCCACGCGGTTGCGGAAACCGCCGGTGCCCGCCGTCGTCGAACGCACCATCCGGCTGAAGCTCGCCGACCGTCAAGTGGTCGCGCACGATCAGGACGTGGTGGCGTTGACGTTCGTCGGCGCCGACGGTGCGGAGCTGCCCCGCTGGCACCCCGGTTCGCACCTGGACATCCACCTGCCGAGTGGCCTGATCCGTCAGTACTCGCTGTGCGGCGACCCAGATGAGCAGGGTTCGTACCGAATTGCCGTGCGCCGCATACCCGATGGCGGCGGTGGCTCCATCGAAGCGCACCAGCTCGCCGTCGGTGACGTGATCACCACGAACGGCCCGCGCAACGCCTTCCCACTGTCGGTGCCCGGCTTCGGGTCACCGACCCGCACGCTCCGGTTCATCGCCGGCGGTATCGGCATCACGCCGATCCTGCCCATGCTGGCGCGCGCCGAGCAGTTCGGCATCGACTGGTCGATGCTCTACGTCGGCCGCAGCCGCGACAGCTTGCCGTTCCTCGATGAACTGGCGCGGTTCGGTGACCGGGTACAGATCCGCACCGACGACGTCGACGGCCTGCCGACCGCCGATGACCTCCTGGGCGACTGCCGGCCGGGCACTTCGGTGTACACCTGCGGCCCGGCGCCGATGCTGGGTGCCATCCGCACCCGGCTCGTCGGGGCCGACGACATCGAGCTGCACTTCGAGCGCTTCGCCGCACCGCCGGTCACCGATGGCCACGAGTTCAAGGTCGAGGTCGCCTCGACCGGTCAGACCGTCGCCGTCGCGGCCGACGAAACCTTGCTGACGGCCCTGATCAAAGCGGGTGTGCACGCGCCGTATTCGTGTCAGCAAGGCTTCTGCGGCACGTGCCGGGTGAAGGTGCTGGCCGGTGCGGTCGATCACCGGGACGGATTGCTGACCGAGACCGAACGCGAGGCCGGGCAGGCGCTGATCTGCGTGTCCCGCGCACGGGGCGACGGACCGCTGACCCTGGACCTGTAG
- a CDS encoding serine/threonine-protein kinase yields the protein MPMADGTDFAGYTIVRCLGSGGMGEVYVARHPRLPRLDALKVLRPEMSANEEFRERFLREADLTAALSHPNIVGVYDRGDFDGQLWISMEYVDGTDVSRLLRSNNGVSDDQAAEIISAVAEALDYAHQHDLLHRDVKPANILISDTDPANKRIKLADFGIARCANDSAGLTATNMTVGTVFYAAPEQLTGSNIDGRADQYALAATAFQLFTGAPPFENSNAAVIIGKHLSTPPPALSERRPDLAALDPVLAKALAKDPKDRFDTCTDFARALQHGLGMSGADATTLAPATLRRTEVLQSEQTSRSRRSLVLAVLFTVLLIGALVFAATEFTRAKDERQVPQRPATSSTPPITTTPSATEATPSPSSTMAPAPSQLPVGPGPTEATVTSTGTVDSSTPTTTTETPAPEQETPIRECMDRTGMTRLQCWEEIRRSERRR from the coding sequence ATGCCAATGGCCGACGGGACCGACTTCGCCGGATACACCATCGTCAGGTGCCTCGGTTCCGGTGGAATGGGTGAGGTTTACGTCGCGCGGCATCCCCGGCTGCCCCGGCTGGATGCGCTCAAGGTCCTGCGCCCCGAGATGTCGGCCAACGAGGAGTTCCGCGAGAGGTTTCTGCGCGAGGCCGATCTGACCGCCGCGCTGTCCCATCCGAACATCGTCGGGGTGTACGACCGTGGCGACTTCGACGGCCAGTTGTGGATCTCGATGGAGTACGTCGACGGCACAGACGTCAGCCGCCTGCTTCGCAGCAACAACGGCGTATCCGACGATCAAGCGGCCGAGATCATCAGCGCGGTCGCCGAAGCGCTCGACTACGCTCATCAACACGATCTGCTGCACCGCGACGTCAAGCCGGCCAACATCCTGATCAGCGACACCGATCCGGCGAACAAGCGAATCAAGTTGGCCGATTTCGGTATTGCCCGGTGCGCCAACGATTCCGCCGGGCTCACGGCGACCAACATGACCGTCGGAACCGTGTTCTATGCCGCTCCGGAACAACTGACCGGCAGCAACATCGACGGCCGCGCCGACCAATATGCGCTGGCGGCCACCGCATTCCAGCTCTTCACCGGGGCACCACCCTTCGAGAACTCGAACGCGGCGGTGATCATCGGCAAGCACCTCAGCACTCCCCCGCCGGCACTCTCGGAGCGCCGGCCCGACCTCGCCGCCCTGGACCCGGTGCTGGCCAAGGCACTTGCCAAGGATCCCAAGGACCGCTTCGACACGTGCACCGATTTCGCGCGGGCGCTGCAGCACGGACTGGGCATGTCAGGTGCGGATGCCACCACCCTGGCCCCGGCGACGCTCCGCCGGACCGAGGTCTTGCAATCCGAGCAGACCTCCCGCTCGCGCCGATCCCTTGTGCTGGCCGTTCTTTTCACCGTGCTGCTGATCGGCGCACTCGTCTTCGCGGCAACCGAATTCACCCGCGCCAAGGACGAGCGGCAGGTACCGCAACGCCCGGCCACGTCCTCGACTCCTCCGATTACCACCACGCCGTCGGCCACGGAAGCGACACCGAGCCCGTCGTCGACGATGGCGCCCGCGCCCTCGCAGCTCCCGGTCGGGCCCGGCCCCACGGAGGCCACCGTCACCAGCACCGGCACGGTCGACTCCAGCACCCCGACCACCACCACCGAAACGCCCGCGCCAGAACAGGAAACGCCGATCCGTGAGTGCATGGACCGCACCGGTATGACGCGGCTGCAGTGCTGGGAAGAGATTCGCCGTAGCGAGCGGAGGCGCTGA
- a CDS encoding LLM class F420-dependent oxidoreductase, giving the protein MSPRFAVVAPVAAGVTADPVWMTQFARHLESCGFESIVAVEHTVLMTEYSSVYPYDASGRVEIPADCAVPDPLDLLAFLAGQTGTLGLATGVLVLPNHHPVVLAKRLATLNVLSGGRIRLAVGMGWLREEIEACGAPFDARGRRADEQIDVLRLLWSDQPDGATHSGEFFEFANAACYPKPVSPIPIHIGGHSRAAARRAGRRGDGLQPLGVAGEELSGLIALMRESAEQAGRDPDALELSLGHLVTKVDADRAGRLAELGADRIVLAMPPVTDIDEAKDMLSACAERLGLTPCR; this is encoded by the coding sequence ATGTCACCTCGGTTTGCCGTGGTCGCACCGGTCGCCGCGGGCGTCACCGCCGACCCGGTCTGGATGACGCAGTTCGCCCGACACCTGGAGAGCTGCGGCTTCGAATCCATTGTGGCCGTGGAACATACGGTTCTGATGACCGAGTACTCGAGCGTGTATCCGTACGACGCCTCGGGCCGGGTGGAAATCCCAGCCGACTGCGCGGTGCCGGATCCGCTGGATCTGCTGGCGTTCCTCGCCGGCCAGACCGGCACCCTGGGCCTGGCGACCGGGGTGCTGGTGCTGCCGAACCACCATCCCGTGGTCCTGGCCAAGCGCCTTGCCACGCTGAATGTGTTGTCCGGCGGCAGGATTCGCCTGGCGGTCGGTATGGGTTGGCTGCGCGAGGAGATCGAAGCCTGCGGCGCTCCGTTCGACGCCCGGGGCCGGCGGGCCGACGAGCAGATCGATGTCCTGCGGCTGCTGTGGTCGGATCAGCCGGACGGTGCCACCCACTCCGGTGAGTTCTTCGAATTCGCCAACGCCGCTTGCTATCCCAAACCCGTCTCGCCGATACCGATCCACATCGGCGGGCACAGCCGGGCCGCGGCTCGCCGGGCGGGCCGGCGCGGCGACGGATTGCAGCCCCTCGGCGTCGCCGGCGAGGAGCTGTCGGGGCTGATCGCCTTGATGCGCGAGTCGGCCGAGCAGGCCGGCCGGGATCCCGATGCCCTGGAACTGTCCCTCGGGCACCTCGTCACCAAGGTCGACGCCGACCGTGCGGGCCGGCTCGCGGAGCTCGGCGCCGACCGCATCGTACTGGCCATGCCGCCGGTCACCGACATCGATGAGGCCAAGGACATGTTGTCGGCCTGTGCCGAGCGACTCGGGCTCACGCCGTGCCGTTGA
- a CDS encoding nuclear transport factor 2 family protein — translation MPLTVADRLDLADLVHRYAADVDDRRFDDVAELFTGTAELVLPDPPRSLEPVRSGHGHDGVRAAMAALSGVERTQHEIVGEVYTDAADHARGRITCVAHHWTRATDSTDVTDLVWHVRYDDEYVRTDNGWRIRRRALTLNAIETRPVRRLRD, via the coding sequence GTGCCGTTGACCGTCGCCGACCGGCTCGATCTCGCCGACCTGGTGCACCGCTACGCCGCTGACGTCGATGACCGCCGGTTTGACGATGTCGCCGAACTCTTCACCGGCACAGCGGAACTGGTCTTACCGGATCCGCCCCGGTCGCTGGAGCCGGTACGGTCCGGGCACGGCCATGACGGGGTGCGCGCGGCGATGGCCGCCCTGTCCGGTGTCGAACGCACCCAGCACGAGATCGTCGGCGAGGTCTATACGGACGCCGCTGACCACGCCCGGGGCCGCATCACGTGCGTCGCCCACCACTGGACCCGCGCGACCGATTCCACCGACGTCACCGATCTGGTGTGGCACGTGCGGTACGACGACGAGTACGTCCGGACCGACAACGGCTGGCGCATCCGGCGCCGCGCGCTGACGCTCAACGCCATCGAGACCCGGCCCGTCCGCCGGCTCCGCGACTAG
- a CDS encoding class I SAM-dependent methyltransferase, with the protein MYRQRDRADSFGGAARSYDQHRPRYPEPMLDELVGTAPVRVLDVGAGTGIASRQLIAHGAELVALEPDPRMAEVAAEHGVSVEVATFEDWDDGGRTFDVVLFAQSFHWVDPVAALPKIRRLLAPGGRLALAWNRLFPVQPSRADFAAVYRDYLDAASPLVTATPTGGTGSGMDSGDVVTDLEAAGFAVRQLTYERGEQYTGEQWLDLVFTYSNHLVLPADRAAELRARLAEVIGAGGVQVGGDTLLLVAQPA; encoded by the coding sequence CTGTACCGGCAACGCGACCGCGCTGATTCGTTCGGCGGCGCCGCCCGGTCATATGACCAACACCGGCCCCGGTATCCGGAGCCCATGCTCGACGAACTGGTCGGTACGGCCCCGGTCCGGGTGCTCGACGTTGGTGCCGGGACCGGCATCGCGTCCCGCCAGTTGATTGCCCATGGGGCGGAACTGGTTGCGCTGGAACCGGATCCACGGATGGCCGAGGTTGCCGCCGAACACGGCGTCAGTGTCGAGGTGGCCACGTTCGAAGACTGGGACGACGGCGGCCGCACCTTCGACGTGGTGCTCTTCGCCCAGTCGTTCCACTGGGTCGACCCGGTGGCGGCCCTGCCGAAGATTCGCCGCTTGCTTGCCCCGGGCGGGCGGTTGGCGCTGGCCTGGAACCGGCTGTTCCCGGTCCAGCCCTCACGTGCGGACTTCGCGGCGGTGTACCGCGACTACCTCGACGCCGCTTCACCGTTGGTGACGGCGACGCCGACCGGCGGTACGGGTTCGGGCATGGACAGCGGCGACGTCGTGACCGACCTGGAGGCGGCTGGATTTGCGGTGCGGCAGCTGACCTACGAGCGCGGTGAGCAGTACACCGGCGAGCAGTGGCTGGATCTGGTGTTCACCTACTCCAATCACCTCGTGTTGCCCGCCGACCGGGCGGCGGAGCTGCGTGCCCGGCTGGCCGAGGTGATCGGTGCCGGCGGGGTGCAGGTCGGCGGCGACACCCTGCTGCTCGTCGCGCAGCCGGCCTGA
- a CDS encoding SGNH/GDSL hydrolase family protein encodes MTIGYSRYVALGDSQTEGLLDGDDDTSIHGFADRLAWRLNALQPGLQYANLAVRGRRISDVLERQLPQARAMNPDLITSCIGMNDVTRPVRSFDRALEDMQRVHTELAATGATVVTTTFPDIARILPIGRVLSGRLRRINDVIRADSAHFGFRLVDLSSATSMLDPATWAIDRVHGSPHGHQLFADAAAEALGLPGSNHRWAEVEGELVLPRLRERMYSQLMWAQNMLMPWVWRHTLGSSRGKGLEPKRPVLAPLDAQSALSEAE; translated from the coding sequence GTGACCATCGGCTATTCCCGATACGTCGCGCTCGGCGACAGCCAGACCGAGGGCCTGTTGGACGGCGACGACGACACGAGTATTCACGGCTTCGCCGACCGCCTGGCCTGGCGGCTCAACGCATTACAGCCCGGGCTCCAATACGCGAATCTCGCTGTCCGGGGCCGGCGCATCAGTGACGTGCTGGAACGTCAGCTGCCGCAGGCCCGGGCGATGAATCCCGACCTGATCACCAGCTGCATCGGGATGAACGACGTCACGAGGCCGGTGCGCAGCTTCGACCGGGCGCTGGAGGACATGCAGCGCGTGCACACCGAGCTTGCGGCCACCGGCGCGACCGTGGTCACGACGACTTTTCCCGACATCGCCCGCATCCTGCCGATCGGCCGGGTGCTGAGCGGCCGGCTGCGCCGGATCAACGACGTGATCCGCGCCGATTCGGCCCACTTCGGCTTCCGGCTGGTGGACCTGTCCTCGGCCACATCCATGCTCGATCCCGCGACCTGGGCCATCGATCGGGTGCACGGTTCCCCGCACGGCCACCAGCTGTTCGCAGACGCGGCCGCGGAGGCGCTGGGTTTGCCGGGCAGCAACCACAGGTGGGCCGAAGTCGAGGGCGAGCTGGTGCTGCCGCGGTTGCGCGAGCGGATGTACTCGCAGCTGATGTGGGCCCAGAACATGCTGATGCCCTGGGTTTGGCGACACACGCTGGGCAGCTCACGGGGTAAGGGGCTCGAGCCGAAACGGCCAGTCCTGGCGCCGCTCGACGCCCAATCGGCGCTATCCGAGGCCGAGTAG
- a CDS encoding DUF732 domain-containing protein, which translates to MKSPFGTAIVIAATTAGIVGSLVTAGSASADAGTEAFTNVLNNADMMMPNGSDPVALGQSVCPMLAEPGQTVADAAAKVANASGMSLGPATMFTGFAISSFCPGVVGALGRGESPLPLGLLGLG; encoded by the coding sequence ATGAAGAGCCCATTCGGTACCGCCATCGTCATCGCAGCTACCACCGCCGGCATCGTCGGCAGCCTGGTCACGGCCGGTTCGGCGAGTGCGGATGCCGGTACCGAGGCGTTCACCAACGTCCTCAACAACGCCGACATGATGATGCCGAACGGTTCTGATCCCGTGGCGCTGGGGCAGTCGGTGTGCCCGATGTTGGCCGAGCCCGGCCAGACCGTCGCCGACGCCGCGGCCAAGGTCGCCAATGCGTCCGGGATGTCGCTGGGACCGGCCACCATGTTCACCGGCTTCGCGATCTCGTCGTTCTGCCCCGGGGTCGTCGGCGCGCTCGGGCGCGGCGAGTCCCCGCTGCCGCTGGGGCTACTCGGCCTCGGATAG
- a CDS encoding nuclear transport factor 2 family protein, translating into MPVPQSPTREDLLATVERSPAATAAHDKAGWVSLFSADGRIEDPVGSRPHIGHRAIGQFYDTFIGPRTIVFHRDADIVIDNTVMRDLELEVHMGAKVQLRIPVYLQYDVVAEGAETSLKIARLQAFWELPGMVAQFVRCGVPALPAGLGLSGALLRNQGPGGAVGFLGGLRTGGTRAKRSLTALLADAATGDALAVKRRLSEPMQLTRGLETRLSVSELVEELTGSRVQKVIAAGRYVVAGVRRDSYRGVVIAELAPGGRGISGLRLFAE; encoded by the coding sequence ATGCCCGTACCGCAATCGCCGACCCGCGAGGATCTCCTGGCCACCGTCGAACGCTCGCCCGCAGCCACGGCGGCGCACGACAAGGCCGGTTGGGTGAGTCTGTTCAGCGCCGACGGGCGCATCGAGGACCCGGTCGGTTCCCGGCCACATATCGGGCACCGCGCCATCGGGCAGTTCTACGACACTTTCATCGGGCCACGCACCATCGTGTTCCACCGGGACGCCGACATCGTCATCGACAACACCGTCATGCGCGATCTGGAACTGGAAGTGCACATGGGTGCCAAGGTGCAGCTACGGATCCCTGTCTATCTGCAGTACGACGTGGTTGCCGAGGGTGCTGAGACATCGCTGAAAATTGCTCGGCTACAAGCATTTTGGGAGCTACCCGGCATGGTCGCGCAGTTCGTCCGGTGCGGCGTCCCGGCGCTGCCGGCCGGGTTGGGGCTGTCCGGGGCGCTGTTGCGCAATCAGGGACCCGGCGGCGCGGTCGGCTTTCTCGGTGGTCTGCGCACCGGCGGGACCCGGGCAAAGCGGTCGCTCACCGCGTTGCTGGCCGACGCCGCGACGGGCGACGCACTCGCGGTCAAGCGGCGGCTCAGCGAGCCAATGCAGCTCACCCGCGGCCTCGAAACCCGGCTCAGTGTCTCCGAACTGGTCGAGGAGCTCACCGGAAGCCGCGTTCAGAAGGTGATCGCCGCGGGCCGGTACGTGGTAGCCGGAGTCCGGCGCGACAGCTACCGCGGGGTGGTCATCGCCGAGTTGGCTCCTGGGGGTCGGGGCATCAGCGGCCTGCGACTCTTTGCCGAATGA
- a CDS encoding SRPBCC family protein, with protein sequence MWMSRSRFALSEEVPAVPDEVRTFYTDLANMKLVHPLVVAVDCLVDRQDAQGRHRDYRVRDRIPFGPLALAVTYRATVLIAPGGVVHTEARQFPKVRLRGTVAFAASGAGTTVTETVDIDAPRLLTAFTAAQAEKAHAAMLAAIRRHFEESRT encoded by the coding sequence ATGTGGATGTCCCGGTCCCGATTCGCGCTGAGTGAAGAGGTGCCGGCGGTGCCGGACGAGGTCCGCACCTTCTATACAGATCTGGCGAACATGAAGCTGGTGCATCCGCTGGTGGTGGCGGTGGACTGTCTGGTCGATCGGCAGGACGCGCAGGGCCGCCACCGCGACTATCGGGTGCGAGACCGCATCCCGTTCGGCCCGCTCGCCCTGGCGGTGACCTATCGGGCGACGGTACTGATCGCGCCCGGCGGCGTCGTGCACACCGAGGCGCGCCAGTTTCCGAAGGTGCGGCTGCGCGGCACGGTCGCCTTCGCGGCGTCCGGCGCCGGCACCACCGTCACCGAGACGGTAGATATAGATGCACCGCGGCTGCTCACCGCGTTCACTGCCGCACAGGCGGAAAAAGCGCACGCGGCGATGCTGGCGGCCATCCGGCGCCACTTCGAGGAAAGTCGGACCTGA
- a CDS encoding NlpC/P60 family protein, which produces MFAIATASLLALVNQVSGTPYISGGDTARGTDCSGLASWVANAATGRPVYGDRFNTGNEEAALRARGFLPGTAPGALNIGWNGGHTAVTLPDGTAVSSGEGGGVRIGGGGAFQRQFTHHMHLPLAPGDDIPADLPLDGPLDAPLAPPAGPADLPAPEIIQAANFAPGPDAPAPAPEAPAPAPEGLEMPV; this is translated from the coding sequence ATGTTTGCTATTGCGACCGCATCGCTGCTGGCTTTGGTCAACCAGGTTTCGGGTACGCCGTACATCTCCGGCGGAGACACGGCACGCGGCACCGACTGCTCCGGGCTGGCCTCCTGGGTGGCCAACGCCGCCACCGGCCGTCCCGTCTACGGCGACCGGTTCAACACCGGCAACGAAGAGGCCGCCCTGCGCGCCCGCGGCTTCCTGCCCGGCACCGCGCCCGGCGCCCTGAACATCGGCTGGAACGGCGGCCACACCGCCGTGACGCTGCCGGACGGCACTGCGGTGTCCAGCGGTGAGGGCGGCGGCGTCCGAATTGGTGGCGGCGGTGCCTTCCAGCGCCAGTTCACCCACCACATGCACCTGCCGCTGGCTCCAGGCGACGACATCCCGGCCGATCTGCCCCTCGACGGCCCGCTGGACGCTCCGCTGGCACCTCCGGCCGGTCCGGCCGACCTCCCGGCCCCGGAGATCATCCAGGCCGCCAACTTCGCGCCCGGCCCGGATGCCCCGGCGCCGGCTCCTGAGGCTCCCGCTCCGGCCCCTGAAGGCCTGGAGATGCCCGTCTGA